The nucleotide sequence CCTGCCGCCACACCAGCCGGTAGACGTGCGTCGACAGGGGCGCCGGCAGGTGCTTGATCAGGCCCTCGTTGGCGATGAACACCTCGGAGCCCTCGGTGATGCACCCGCTGATGAAGGCCCAGACGATGAAACCCACGAGGACGTGCGGCAGCAGCCGCTCGAGCTCGATGTCGAACAGCCCCGAGTACAGGATGCCCAGCGCGATGGCGGTGACCGCCATGCTGATGGTGATCCAGACCGGGCCCAGGACCGAGCGGCGGTAGCGCTGACGGATGTCCTGCCAGCCGAGGTGCCCCCACAGCGGCCGCTGTTCCCACCCCCGACGGAGGTCCGCCACGGCGGCCTCGAGGGTCCGCCCGGTCGGTTGTGCCACTGTCACGAGCAGTTACGGTACCTGCGCGCCGTCGGGGAGCTGCCCCGGCTCGCGTGGCCGACGGGACCCGTTCGTCACACCCGCCCCGTCGGCCTCGCGCCCCGCGCTACGGGGCGGTGAGGGTGCCGTTCTGGAAGTCGGCCCGCTGCTGCGCCCCGGCGACGACGGTGTCGGTGATCGGGTACCCCAGCGGCCCGGTGGTGCCTCCCTGCGCGAGGTAGGCCGCGTTCAGCTCGGACCGGAGCACCCGCGCCTGGGTGGCGGCCGACCAGTAGATGGCGCCTCCCTGGAACGAGGTCGTGTACCCCTGGCCACCCGGCGCCGGGGCGTCGCTGGTCGTCGGGAACCCGAGGTAGCCACCCGATCCGCCGGCCTGCTTCCAGGTGTACAGGATCGCGCCCCGCACGATCTGCGCGCCGGTCGCGGACGACCAGTGGATCTCCCCACCCTGGAACGGCGTCATGTACCCGCGCCGGTCGGCCGTCGGCTGGTCGGAACCGGTCGGGTACCCCAGCGCCGCCGGACCACCGGCGGCCTTGTACGCAGCCAGGATCGCCCCCCGCACCACCTTCGTGCCCGTGGTCGGCCCCCAGTACAACGCGCCGTTCTGGAACTCCACGACGTACCCGCCGCCCCCGGCCGGGGCGTCGCTGGTCGTCGGGAACCCGAGGTAGCCACCGGAGCCGCCGGCCTGCTTCCAGGTGTGCAGGATGGCGCCGCGCACGATCTGCGCCCCGGTCGCCGACGACCAGTGGATCTCCCCGCCCTGGAACGGCGTCATGTACCCGCGCCGGTCGGCCGTCGGCTGGTCGGAACCGGTCGGGTACCCCAGTGCGGCCGGACCACCGGCAGCCTTGTAGGCAGCCAGGATCGCCCCCCGCACCGCCTTCGTGCCCGTGGTCGGCCCCCAGTACAACGCGCCGTTCTGGAACTCCACGACGTACCCGCCCCTACCGGCAGCCGCGTCGCTGGTCGTCGGGAACCCGAGGTAGCCACCCGATCCGCCGGCCTTCTTCCACGCGTCGAGGATCGCGCCGCGCACGATCTGCGCCCCGGTCGCCGACGACCAGTAGATGTCCCCACCCTGGAAGGTGGTCAGGTACCCGCGCCGGTCGGCCGTCGGCTGGTCGGAACCGGTCGGGTACCCCAGCGCCGCCGGACCGCCGGCGGCCTTGTACGCAGCCAGGATCGCCCCCCGCACCACCTTCGTGCCGGTGCTGGGACCCCAGTAGAGGGCGCCGTTCTGGAACTCCACCACGTAGCCACCGTTGCCGGCCGCCGCGTCGCTCGTGGTCGGGAAGCCCAGGTACCCCCCCGGGCCCCCGGCCTGCTTCCAGGTGTGCAGGATCGCCCCGCGCACCACCTGCGCCTCGGTCGCCGACGACCAGTAGATGTCCCCACCCTGGAAGGTGGTCAGGTACCCCCGCCGGTCCGCCGTGGCGGTGTCGTCGCCGGTCGGGTAGCCGAGCGCCCGGGGCCCGCCGAGCTCCAGGTACCGGTCCTTGATCGCACCGCGCACGACGTGCGCACCGGTCGCCGCCGACCAGTACACCTGCCCGCCCTGGAAGTCGGTCATGAACCCCCCACCGGGCGCGGGGGTGTCACCGCCCGTCGGGTAGCCGAGCGCGCTGGCCTGGCCACCGTAGGCGCGCCACTTGTCGAGGATGGCGCCCCGCACCTCCTGTGCCTCGGTCGCGGCGGACCAGTAGATCGAGCCGCCCTGGAAGTCGGTGAAGAACCCGGTCCCGAACGGCGCAGCCGTGTCATCACCCGTCGGGTAGCCGAGGCCCCCGGGTCCGCCGAGCCTCAGGTACCGGTCGAGGATGGTGCCCCGCACCACGTGCGCACCGGTGCCCCGGGACCAGTAGATGTGACCGCCCGCGTACGTGCGCCGGCAGCCGCCGTACGGCTGGTCGCAGGTGACCTCGGAGGTCGGGCCCCCGATGTCGATGCCCGCGGCCAGCAGCGCCTCGTGCTTGCCGAGGACCGCGGAGCCACCCGAGCTCTGCGTGCTGCCGAACCAGTCGGTGAAGTAGTTGAAGAAGTTCCGGTTGCCGTAGGCGGAGCACCGGTCCCCGGTGCCGTAGCCGGCGTTCAGCGCGGCCTGGTTCGGCACGTACGGGGTGTAGTTGTACAGGCCCGCGGTGGCCTGGTTCTGGATGTAGACCGAGGCCTTGCCGCAGTCGCGGCTCTGGTAGTTGAACGTCGTGTCGTCGATGCCGACGACCTGGTAGTTGATGCTGTTGGTCATGCCGGACCGATAGCCGAAGCGCCCCGGGTTGAGCCGGTAGCTCCGGAACTGCCAGGCAGCGTTGTAGACCTGGTTGAAGAAGCCGAAGAAGCGCGGGTCGCAGCCGGAGGGCGTGTCGGGGCAGCGGTACCCCATGGCCCGGTCGAGCCTGCTGGTGGCCGGGCCGGTCGAGGTGATCAGCCCCTGCTCCTTCTGCAGGATCACCAGGATCGCCTGCGGGTTGATGCCGCACGCCTGGGCGACCCGATAGACGATGGTCGCCGCGGACTCCTGCGCCGCGCCCGAGTATCCCCGGCAGCGGTCGTCGGCCGGCTGGTTGCCGGTGTCCTGCCGGTAGTTCTTCAGGCAGGTGCTCCCGGAGCAGTTCTGCCCCTTGGCCTGCAGGAAGTCCTGGATCTGGCCGGCATTCATCGTCGCGTAGTCGTAGAAGACGTCGTCGTTGATGATGTTGCCGGGGTTGAAGAGGGCCAGGTTCGCCGACTCGCGCAGGTCCGGCGAGGGCAGCGAGCCGACTCCGAGGAGGCCGGTCAGGGCGACCGCGACGGCACCACCCAGGACGAGCTTCAGCCGCTTCTTCACGGGACCACCACCGAGAAGACGCGGGACTCGCCGACGGACAGGGGCGACTCGTACGCGAGCACCGCGTCCCAGGTCCCCGAGGTGAGGTCGGAGCCGCCGGCGCGCACGTCCCCGCAGCTGGTCGTGGTCGCGTCCGGGGTCGCCTCGGCCGACCCGCTGACGACGACGCCGTCCCGCGTCAGGGTGAGGGTGCACGTGCCACCGGACTCGATGACCTCGCTGATGGAGCCTCCGGCGACGACGTCCCCCGGCCCGGGATCCCAGCCGGAATAGGTGGGGTCCACCGTCACCGGGCGGAGCGCGGCCGGTGCCGGCGACGGGCCCGGGAGCACCTGGCTGTCACCGGGGGGCGGATCGACCGGGGCGGGAGGTGGTCCGTCGAGGACGTCGTCCCGGACCGGGGCCTCGGCATCCTGATCGCCGGACGGGCCGGACGCGCTCGTCGCACCGCTCGCCGGCGTCACGTCCCCCAGGAACCGGGAGGCGAGGAGGACGAGACCGGCGCCGGCCAGCACGAGGAGCGCGAGCACGCCGAACAGGGCCTTCCTGCGGCGGGTGGCGGAACGGGACATCGGCACAACTCCCAGACGGACTGGCGGGTGGCGCCGGACGTCGGCGCCGGGACGTCGACGGAGCACGGGTATCGACACCGTGACTCCGCCGTGTACGCGAGAGACTACTTTCAGTTGCGACGCGGGTGTGGGAGCGACGCGACGTCGAATGCCCCCGTCAGGGCAGCACGGTCACCGCGCCGGTCGCCGTCGTGAAGGTCAGCGCTCCGCGTTCGAAGTCCGTGCGCTCTCCCCCGGAGATCGCATAGGTGCTGCGGGTCGGGAAGCCGAGCGTCGAGGCCGGGCCACCCTGCTGGACGTAGGCGTTCGCGAGCGGCCCGGTCACCGCCTGCACCCCCGTGGGCGGCGACCAGTACACGTCCCCGCCCTGGAACCGCACGAAGAACCCGCGCCCGTCGGCGGTGCGCGCGTCACTCGTGGTCGGGAAGCCCAGCGGCCCGCTCGAGCCGCCGGTCCGCAGCCAGGTGTCGAGGATCCCGCCGCGCACCACCTGCACCCCCGTCGGCGGCGACCAGTACACGTCACCACCCTGGAACCGCACGAACGCCCCGCGACCGTCGCTGGTCCACGCATCACTCGTCGTCGGGAAGCCCAGCGGCCCGGCCGAGCCACCGGTCCGCAGCCAGGTGTCGAGGATCCCGCCACGCACCACCTGCACCCCCGTCGGCGGCGACCAGTACACGTCACCACCCTGGAACCGCACGAAGAACCCACGCCCGTCGGCGGTGCGCGCGTCACTCGTCGTCGGGAAACCCAGCGACCCGCTCGAGCCGCCGGCCTTCAGCCAGGTGTCGAGGATCCCGCCACGCACCACCTGCACCCCCGTCGGCGGCGACCAGTACACGTCGCCACCCTGGAACCGCACGAACGCCCCGCGACCGTCGCTGGTCCACGCATCACTCGTCGTCGGGAAACCCAGCGACCCGGCCGAGCCGCCGGCCTTCAGCCAGGTGTCGAGGATCCCGCCCCGCACCACCTGCACCCCCGTCGGCGGCGACCAGTACACGTCACCACCCTGGAACCGCACGAAGAACCCACGCCCGTCGGCGGTGGCCGCGTCACTCGTGGTCGGGAAACCCAGCGGCCCGGGTGCGCCACCGGTCTCCAGCCAGGTGTCGAGGATCCCGCCGCGCACCACCTGGGTCCCGGTCGGCGGCGACCAGTACACGTCGCCACCCTGGAACCGCACGAACGCCCCGCGACCGTCGCTGGTCCACGCATCGCTCGTCGTCGGGAAGCCCAGCGGCCCGGCGGTGCCGCCCCGGGCACGCCAGATGGACAGGATGGAACCGCGGACGACCTGGGTCTCGGTGGCGGGCGACCAGAAGATGCTGCCGCGCTGGAAGTCGACGAAGAAGCCGGCCCCCTCAGGCGTGCGGGCGTCGTCGGAGATCGGTGCGCCGAGGACCGCAGGACCACCCGCCGCCAGGTACGTGGACAGGATCGATCCGCGCACCACCCGCACGCCACCGGAGGCGGAGGAGTACAGCCGGGCGCCGCTGCGGTACTCCTGCCACGAGACGCCGTCGACCGACTGCTCGGCCCCGATGGGGACCCCCAGCGAGTCGCGCAGCGCGGCATCCGCCTCGTACCGGGCACTGATGCTGCTGTGCGCCGACCCCAGCCGGAAGGCGACCAGGTCCCTGATCTCGGGCATCCGGGCGTAGCCGGCATCGCCCGGGCAGGTCGTGTAGTTCGTGTCGCGGTGGCCGAAGACGGTGGGCACGGTCACCTTGACGCCGCGGGCGTACCGGGCCGTGCCTCCCCCACCGGAGGTCAGCGTCGCCGAACCCCGCGGGTCGACGCCGTGCAGCGAGAACTTCCAGGCGACGGCCGCGGCAACGGCGTCGAGCGTCGTCTGGGACGGGCGCGCGGTCGTGTGGCTGCCCAGCATCGCGACCCCGAACGTGCCGGTGTTGAACCCGCCGGCATGGGCACCGACGACAGG is from Blastococcus sp. HT6-4 and encodes:
- a CDS encoding N-acetylmuramoyl-L-alanine amidase, translated to MRRLLAVLATCAALTGAVLVLPVVGPSRPAPVPVETTTDVLLMGSVTDPAGDAEVRQGPTAPMADVPADQLVLRLTREHVAGFSLVGVTWTPDPAVTDTVVQVRARDTAGVWSGWTEVGVEDGQTPGAGSGDGRRGGTAPLWTGPSTGVEAELVTRSGAQPTDVALELIDPGSSPADVAVDEPELGDTAHAATAMPPIHSRAQWGADEAIMGWTPQYATTIKASTVHHTDTANTYTADQVPGIIRSIYSYHAQSLGWGDIGYNVLVDRFGRAWEGRYGGLARPVVGAHAGGFNTGTFGVAMLGSHTTARPSQTTLDAVAAAVAWKFSLHGVDPRGSATLTSGGGGTARYARGVKVTVPTVFGHRDTNYTTCPGDAGYARMPEIRDLVAFRLGSAHSSISARYEADAALRDSLGVPIGAEQSVDGVSWQEYRSGARLYSSASGGVRVVRGSILSTYLAAGGPAVLGAPISDDARTPEGAGFFVDFQRGSIFWSPATETQVVRGSILSIWRARGGTAGPLGFPTTSDAWTSDGRGAFVRFQGGDVYWSPPTGTQVVRGGILDTWLETGGAPGPLGFPTTSDAATADGRGFFVRFQGGDVYWSPPTGVQVVRGGILDTWLKAGGSAGSLGFPTTSDAWTSDGRGAFVRFQGGDVYWSPPTGVQVVRGGILDTWLKAGGSSGSLGFPTTSDARTADGRGFFVRFQGGDVYWSPPTGVQVVRGGILDTWLRTGGSAGPLGFPTTSDAWTSDGRGAFVRFQGGDVYWSPPTGVQVVRGGILDTWLRTGGSSGPLGFPTTSDARTADGRGFFVRFQGGDVYWSPPTGVQAVTGPLANAYVQQGGPASTLGFPTRSTYAISGGERTDFERGALTFTTATGAVTVLP